CTAATCTCACTCCAAAACCCAATTCTACATTTTTAGGAATGCGCCCTAAGCTGTATTTTTATAATATAGCCAAAGAACCTAAAAAAGATAAAGGATTTAATTACTGGCTTAAATATAAAATAGGTGAGAAACCTGTATTATTAGGCGATGTAGACCGTGAATTCAATAAAGATATTATTGAGAATTATTCTGAAAACAAGGGGTATTTCAATGCAAGAGCTACTTATGACACCATTTCAAAGAACAAAAAAGCTCAGGTTATTTATACCTTAAGACCTGGTGCCAGATATTTGATTGAGGGAGTAAAGTTTCAGAAAGACTCCACCCTCGTTAATCAGGAAATTCAGAATTTAACACGCAGAACGCTTCTTAAAAATGGAAAGCCATTTGATCTTGATGTCATTAAATCGGAAAGAGAAAGAATAGATAACGGCCTAAAGGAAAGAGGTTTTTATTATTTCCATTCTGACAATATCATTGTACAGGCTGACAGTACGGTAACCAAAAACCATAAAGTTGAACTTAATGTAAAACTGAAAGACAATACTCCGGATCTGGCCACTCAGCAATTCAGTATTGACAAGGTAGTTGTATTTCCTAATTATAATATTCAGGATGTAAAGGACGGGAAATATAATATTCCGATGAATAAAGATTCTCTTTCCAAATATGCTTTTGATGACATTTATGTGATCGATCCACAGCATAAATTCAAACCGAAAATTTTTGACAGGGCATTGTATTTCAAAACAGGGGATCTTTACAACCGTTCCAATCACAACCTTACACTCAACCGGCTTATCAGCCTGGGAGTTTTTAAGTTTGTAAAAAATGAATTTATTACTTCAGATTCTTTAAACCATAAATTTGATGCTTATTATTTATTAACACCAAGGCAAATTCAATCACTGCGTCTGGAAGCTTTAGGAAGGACAAATTCTGCTAACTATGCAGGTAGTGAGCTTAACCTCAACTGGACCCATAGAAATTTCTTCAGGGGTGCAGAACAGTTTAAAGCTGCCATCTTTGGTGCTTTTGATTTCCAGATGGGAGGGGCTGAAAACGCGAATAATATGTTCCGTGCAGGAGCAAATGTACAGCTTTCCATTCCCAGAATTGTGGCTCCGTTCCGGTTTCATTCTTCCAGTGCCTTTGTACCAAGAACCAATATTACATTGGGATATGAGTTTCAGAACAGAACACAATATTATACCCTCAATAATTTCACGGGTTCATTTGGATATGTATGGAAAGAAAATGTGAAGAAAGAACATGAATTGAAAGTGCTTGACATTACTTTAGTTTCTCCCGCTAAGGTCACTGCCCTTTATGATTCAATTTCCTTAAATAATCCTGCCATGCAGAGGATCGTAGCAAAGCAGCTTATTTTTGGTCCAACCTATTCTTATACGTATACCAACACTATGCTGCCA
This genomic window from Chryseobacterium sp. MEBOG06 contains:
- a CDS encoding BamA/TamA family outer membrane protein, with amino-acid sequence MSKTFHTYCKYLFVSGLTSVTISCSNTRFLKEGQMLYTGGKINIENDTISKKEKKDLQSALEANLTPKPNSTFLGMRPKLYFYNIAKEPKKDKGFNYWLKYKIGEKPVLLGDVDREFNKDIIENYSENKGYFNARATYDTISKNKKAQVIYTLRPGARYLIEGVKFQKDSTLVNQEIQNLTRRTLLKNGKPFDLDVIKSERERIDNGLKERGFYYFHSDNIIVQADSTVTKNHKVELNVKLKDNTPDLATQQFSIDKVVVFPNYNIQDVKDGKYNIPMNKDSLSKYAFDDIYVIDPQHKFKPKIFDRALYFKTGDLYNRSNHNLTLNRLISLGVFKFVKNEFITSDSLNHKFDAYYLLTPRQIQSLRLEALGRTNSANYAGSELNLNWTHRNFFRGAEQFKAAIFGAFDFQMGGAENANNMFRAGANVQLSIPRIVAPFRFHSSSAFVPRTNITLGYEFQNRTQYYTLNNFTGSFGYVWKENVKKEHELKVLDITLVSPAKVTALYDSISLNNPAMQRIVAKQLIFGPTYSYTYTNTMLPRRNTFYYKGTLDLAGNITGLITGANVKKDKEKDIFGIAFSQYAKIENDVRFYHKFTEKSSLATRFIGGLAYPYGNSEFIPFSKQFFSGGSNSIRAFRARTLGPGSFDPRTIKEGAYFDQSGDIKLELNAEYRANLYKFLNAAVFVDAGNIWLINDDKDRPGAKFSKDFLNEIAVGAGVGLRLDFSILILRLDLAMPLRVPYYEKGSRWAFDKINFGDPSWRKDNLVLNIAIGYPF